One stretch of Rosistilla oblonga DNA includes these proteins:
- a CDS encoding phosphatidylserine decarboxylase — protein MDEIVYYDRYRKENCVEKVYGDKALRWTYGTVAGRISLNLLVKRALFSHWYGWRMDRPATRQKIPAFIQDYQLDASEFARDVDEFANFNEFFFRELKPSARPIDPDPAAAVFPADGRHLCIPDLSQAEGLFVKGETFDLGSLLKDPALADRYANGSLLLSRLCPVDYHRFHFPAAGVPGPTRLINGPLYSVNPIALCQNIQILATNKRCITELETEAFGTVLVLEIGATCVGSICQTYTSGTEVAKGSEKGYFRFGGSSTITIFPAGRIRFDQDLIENSQQHRELYARVGDHLGTAS, from the coding sequence ATGGATGAAATCGTTTATTACGATCGGTACCGCAAGGAAAACTGCGTAGAGAAAGTCTATGGAGACAAGGCGTTGCGATGGACCTACGGGACGGTTGCCGGACGCATCTCGCTGAACCTCCTGGTCAAACGAGCTTTGTTTTCGCATTGGTACGGATGGCGGATGGATCGCCCAGCGACGCGGCAGAAGATACCGGCGTTCATCCAAGACTATCAACTCGACGCGTCCGAGTTCGCTCGCGACGTCGATGAGTTCGCAAATTTCAACGAGTTCTTCTTTCGAGAACTGAAACCCTCCGCTCGGCCGATCGATCCCGACCCTGCCGCTGCCGTCTTCCCCGCCGATGGCCGGCATCTCTGCATCCCCGACCTCTCCCAGGCGGAAGGGCTGTTCGTCAAAGGTGAAACGTTCGACCTCGGATCGCTGTTGAAGGATCCGGCGTTGGCCGATCGATACGCCAACGGCAGCCTCCTACTATCCCGATTGTGCCCCGTCGATTATCACCGATTCCACTTCCCCGCCGCCGGCGTACCGGGACCGACGCGGTTGATCAATGGACCGCTCTATTCGGTCAACCCGATCGCTTTGTGTCAAAACATCCAGATCTTGGCGACCAACAAGCGGTGCATCACCGAACTGGAAACCGAAGCGTTTGGCACCGTCTTGGTGCTGGAGATCGGAGCGACTTGCGTGGGCAGCATCTGCCAAACCTACACCAGCGGTACCGAAGTAGCCAAAGGGAGCGAGAAGGGCTACTTCCGCTTCGGCGGTTCTTCGACGATCACGATCTTTCCCGCCGGACGAATCCGATTCGACCAAGACCTGATCGAAAACTCACAGCAGCATCGTGAGCTCTACGCGCGTGTCGGTGACCACCTTGGGACCGCCAGCTAA
- a CDS encoding efflux RND transporter periplasmic adaptor subunit, with protein MQQHLFNLKRRLINIHETQHIHAPSQPQSRPRRTAFFKLSLGLLGFAVALAVSPANAQPTSTLIVVEDCAVRFAEEIRVPAVEAGRVVEVKVKLNDTVAAGHSIARQDDAAALLRRRAAVWQQTAAREETSDEVDLDYAKALYAEAVAQRDADKGIYQKGGGSLRTVRQSELGVERARLEIARAEKALRLAQIQYELRSAELSAIDDQLERLQIKSPIAGVILSIERRAGEWIKEGETIATVARMDQLRIDAFLSAQQLPQQQAVGSPVSVVWQNAGQTHQLSGVIDSVDPQILTGQRYRLHATIDNKRLGNSWLLLPGTEVEMRVHPPQRGR; from the coding sequence ATGCAACAACATCTCTTCAACCTCAAACGGCGGCTCATCAACATCCACGAGACACAACACATTCACGCACCGTCGCAACCGCAGTCACGGCCCAGACGCACTGCGTTTTTCAAGCTGTCGCTTGGACTGTTGGGGTTCGCCGTGGCGCTTGCGGTGTCGCCCGCCAACGCTCAGCCCACGTCGACACTGATCGTCGTTGAAGACTGCGCTGTCCGGTTTGCAGAAGAGATTCGCGTTCCGGCGGTCGAAGCGGGACGTGTTGTCGAAGTCAAAGTGAAGTTGAACGACACGGTTGCCGCGGGACATTCGATCGCCCGACAAGATGATGCTGCGGCATTGTTGCGTCGTCGAGCAGCCGTTTGGCAACAGACCGCGGCGAGGGAGGAGACTAGCGACGAGGTCGACCTCGATTACGCCAAGGCGTTGTACGCTGAAGCGGTGGCGCAGCGAGACGCCGACAAAGGGATCTATCAAAAAGGGGGCGGATCGCTGCGAACGGTGCGACAAAGCGAACTAGGCGTCGAACGGGCGAGGCTGGAGATCGCACGAGCTGAGAAGGCGTTGCGACTTGCGCAAATCCAATACGAACTGCGATCGGCGGAGCTGTCGGCGATCGATGACCAACTGGAACGCTTGCAAATCAAGTCGCCGATCGCTGGAGTGATCCTGTCGATCGAACGGCGAGCCGGGGAATGGATCAAAGAGGGAGAGACGATCGCGACGGTCGCGCGGATGGATCAACTGCGAATCGACGCCTTCCTTTCCGCCCAACAACTGCCGCAACAACAAGCGGTTGGCTCACCCGTCAGCGTTGTCTGGCAGAACGCAGGACAAACACATCAGTTAAGCGGTGTGATCGATTCGGTCGACCCGCAGATTTTGACCGGGCAGCGTTATCGACTGCATGCGACGATCGATAACAAACGGCTGGGCAACTCGTGGCTGCTGTTGCCGGGAACCGAAGTTGAAATGCGGGTCCATCCGCCACAGAGAGGCCGCTGA
- a CDS encoding HlyD family efflux transporter periplasmic adaptor subunit: METLCPNEPFRFSAQTPSGSAAANASSEDLVHQTRREIQLLVREASDLVHSCRDAKAFWPAFLDRVQRATAANSVSLWQLNNDLPTELQRVGRPAVPESDTFSVRCHAHLVGEVAFRAEPVLVPPTSEATEPDEAANTTDSLAVLVPILVDGKSEAVLEVLMPTGGGLATQRGYLRFAAQMGDLAGEFLRTETLRQVRQDQQDWIRLGHNVAGLHRSLAFDDTAAAIVDVAAATFEIDRVSLLQRDGNHWNVVAISGVPDFDSHAPTVKALSGYVQHRRQTDEGAIWPVESIDEASDIIPVVGLLPLGPSSSLLLQSTGGPLSPAERKRWLAFADHATSAWNNTDRFESIPYASLQSQLFTAGGRVEGSRRTLIVAVLIAMLLSAVAMIPVPLIVSAEGKLEPVDKQIVYAPRDAMVSKVLVAHGDHVQPGDILAELIDPQLDQQIDDCLGQQNVLEQRDRELKALMISMAGKSSEERERIEGEFKVVQQKRDGIARQIRLLQTQRTGLTLRAAQAGQVIGWRIQQELADRPVRRSQQLLQVVDPDGRWVVRASVPQERIDHVLRAVDGSDKPVDAQVVFRSFPNQPINGNLQNVGLAALTAESEPATGMAEVAIETADLPIRQPGAIATVAIPCGQEALVYVAFQDLIRAVSEAIGVYL, from the coding sequence ATGGAAACCCTTTGTCCAAACGAACCGTTCCGCTTTTCGGCGCAGACTCCTTCGGGGTCTGCCGCCGCAAATGCGTCGAGCGAGGACTTGGTCCATCAGACCCGGCGTGAAATTCAGCTGTTGGTGCGGGAAGCGTCCGACCTGGTGCACAGCTGCCGCGACGCAAAGGCGTTCTGGCCTGCGTTCCTCGACCGCGTGCAACGCGCGACCGCCGCCAATTCGGTCAGTCTGTGGCAGTTGAACAACGATCTGCCTACCGAACTGCAACGTGTCGGTCGGCCTGCTGTTCCGGAATCCGATACGTTTTCGGTTCGCTGCCACGCTCATCTTGTCGGCGAAGTTGCCTTTCGGGCTGAACCGGTTCTGGTCCCTCCGACCAGCGAAGCCACCGAACCGGACGAAGCTGCCAACACCACCGATTCACTGGCCGTCCTGGTGCCAATTTTGGTCGATGGCAAGAGCGAAGCGGTATTGGAGGTTTTGATGCCGACCGGCGGCGGGCTGGCGACGCAGCGTGGCTACCTGCGGTTTGCGGCGCAGATGGGCGATCTGGCGGGCGAGTTTTTACGTACCGAGACGTTACGTCAAGTTCGTCAGGACCAACAGGATTGGATTCGATTGGGTCACAACGTCGCTGGCTTACATCGCTCGTTGGCCTTTGATGACACAGCGGCAGCGATCGTCGATGTCGCTGCGGCGACGTTTGAGATCGATCGTGTCAGTCTGCTACAACGCGACGGCAACCACTGGAATGTTGTTGCGATCAGCGGCGTTCCCGATTTCGACAGCCACGCCCCAACCGTCAAAGCCTTGAGCGGATATGTGCAACATCGCCGGCAAACCGACGAAGGAGCGATCTGGCCCGTCGAATCGATCGACGAAGCGTCGGACATCATCCCCGTCGTCGGCCTCCTGCCGCTGGGCCCCTCGAGCTCGTTGTTGTTGCAATCGACCGGCGGTCCGCTCTCGCCAGCTGAACGGAAACGCTGGCTCGCCTTTGCCGACCACGCGACGTCGGCGTGGAACAACACCGACCGCTTTGAATCGATCCCCTATGCATCGCTGCAATCGCAGCTGTTCACCGCCGGGGGCCGCGTCGAGGGATCACGCCGCACGCTGATCGTCGCCGTGTTGATCGCGATGTTGTTGTCGGCGGTCGCCATGATTCCGGTGCCGTTGATCGTATCGGCTGAAGGAAAGTTGGAACCGGTCGACAAGCAGATCGTCTACGCACCGCGCGACGCGATGGTTTCGAAGGTCCTTGTCGCCCACGGTGATCACGTGCAACCGGGAGACATCCTGGCGGAGTTGATCGATCCGCAATTGGATCAACAAATCGACGATTGTTTGGGACAACAAAACGTACTTGAACAGCGGGATCGCGAGCTCAAAGCGTTGATGATCTCGATGGCTGGCAAGTCGAGCGAAGAACGCGAGCGGATCGAGGGGGAATTTAAAGTCGTCCAACAAAAGCGGGACGGCATCGCGCGGCAGATCCGCTTGCTGCAAACGCAGCGTACCGGACTGACTCTCCGCGCCGCTCAAGCCGGCCAGGTGATCGGATGGCGGATCCAACAGGAACTTGCCGATCGTCCGGTTCGCCGCAGCCAACAACTGCTGCAAGTTGTCGATCCCGACGGACGTTGGGTCGTCCGCGCGTCGGTTCCTCAGGAACGAATCGATCATGTTTTGCGAGCTGTCGACGGCAGCGACAAACCTGTCGACGCCCAAGTTGTCTTTCGATCGTTCCCCAACCAACCAATCAACGGCAACCTGCAAAACGTCGGTTTGGCCGCCTTGACTGCCGAATCGGAACCCGCGACGGGGATGGCGGAAGTTGCAATCGAGACCGCCGACCTGCCGATTCGCCAGCCCGGTGCAATCGCAACCGTCGCAATCCCTTGCGGGCAAGAAGCTTTGGTCTACGTCGCCTTCCAAGATTTGATCCGGGCGGTCTCCGAAGCGATCGGTGTTTATCTGTAG